A window of Rhododendron vialii isolate Sample 1 chromosome 11a, ASM3025357v1 contains these coding sequences:
- the LOC131306314 gene encoding uncharacterized protein LOC131306314: MAISLAALCIFVFAPTALLKSKAVKVEEEEQTTGQFLYCCRIRDMNVLIPDVVTLSCLVSVFVADGLVWIVFVSCACIISALLVEWCFLFLAIFGRTKSGHGESGPRRV, translated from the exons ATGGCCATTTCCCTCGCAGCACTATGCATCTTTGTCTTCGCACCAACAGCTCTGCTCAAATCCAAAGCAGTGaaagtggaggaggaggagcaaacCACTGGGCAATTTCTCTATTGTTGTCGAATCCGCGACATGAATGTCCTGATCCCAG ATGTTGTTACCCTTTCATGCCTTGTATCTGTCTTCGTCGCAGATGGGCTCGTTTGGATTGTGTTTGTCTCATGTGCTTGTATCATCTCTGCTCTACTCGTGGAATGGTGTTTCTTGTTTCTAGCCATTTTCGGAAGAACCAAATCCGGCCATGGTGAATCGGGGCCCAGAAGGGTGTAA